In a single window of the Plasmodium cynomolgi strain B DNA, chromosome 6, whole genome shotgun sequence genome:
- a CDS encoding hypothetical protein (putative), translated as MEDKFREAFILFSSCNDKMELHQFYELMHSFGIILSAEEKAELPVMVDMEFWLNLANKHYNHEDPFKHVRGLSEKNSSVQIKVHNFVGVMKALDTRLTDKDLDLLLKIANPENKETIDLNTVSQKLSQVI; from the exons atggaggacaAATTTCGCGAGGCCTTCATCCTGTTCAGCTCGTGTAACGACAAAATGGAGCTGCACCAGTTTTACGAGCTGATGCATTCCTTTGGGATTATCCTCTCCGCTGAGGAAAAGGCTGAGCTCCCCGTG ATGGTCGACATGGAATTCTGGCTGAACCTGGCGAACAAGCACTACAACCACGAGGACCCCTTCAAGCATGTCCGTGGCTTGAGCGAGAAGAACTCCAGCGTGCAGATCAAAGTTCATAACTTCGTCGGG gTAATGAAAGCGCTGGACACGAGACTCACAGATAAAGACCTGGATCTCCTCCTCAAGATAGCCAACCCTGAGAACAAAGAAACGATTGACCTGAACACCGTCTCGCAGAAGCTCTCTCAGGTTATCTAG